One genomic region from Cellulomonas hominis encodes:
- a CDS encoding fumarylacetoacetate hydrolase family protein, with protein sequence MRLVRFATGARTGVGALVPGGVLDLAAAVPAAPDSVVGVLGAAGPVRDAVARAVGAPDPAHVLPLDAVRLLAPVPRPGAIWCVGYNYRGHTAQDDPAHPDVFTKPASAVAGPQDPVVLPPASAEVDYEAELAVVIGRRAHRVPEAEALDHVGGYTVLDDVSARDWQRHGSQWALGKAFRTFAPLGPAVVTPDEIPDLADLTVEARVNGEVTLRGSTRDMVFPVARIVSYLSQVVVLEPGDVIATGTPQKLAHVLDRGPRWLRPGDVVEVTVSHVGTLRSVVVAPEQGGTPCP encoded by the coding sequence ATGCGTCTGGTCCGGTTCGCGACCGGGGCCCGCACCGGGGTCGGCGCCCTGGTGCCCGGCGGGGTCCTCGACCTGGCCGCGGCCGTGCCGGCGGCACCGGACTCGGTGGTCGGCGTCCTCGGCGCGGCCGGCCCGGTGCGCGACGCGGTCGCGCGAGCGGTCGGCGCGCCCGACCCCGCGCACGTCCTCCCGCTCGACGCCGTCCGGCTGCTCGCCCCCGTCCCGCGCCCCGGCGCGATCTGGTGCGTGGGCTACAACTACCGCGGCCACACCGCGCAGGACGACCCCGCACACCCGGACGTGTTCACCAAGCCCGCCTCGGCGGTCGCCGGCCCGCAGGACCCGGTCGTGCTGCCGCCGGCGAGCGCGGAGGTCGACTACGAGGCGGAGCTCGCGGTCGTCATCGGCCGCCGGGCGCACCGGGTGCCCGAGGCGGAGGCCCTCGACCACGTCGGCGGGTACACGGTCCTGGACGACGTCAGCGCCCGGGACTGGCAGCGGCATGGCAGCCAGTGGGCGCTCGGCAAGGCGTTCCGCACCTTCGCGCCGCTCGGCCCGGCCGTCGTCACGCCCGACGAGATCCCCGACCTCGCGGACCTGACCGTCGAGGCCCGCGTCAACGGCGAGGTCACGCTGCGCGGCTCGACCCGGGACATGGTCTTCCCGGTCGCCCGCATCGTGTCCTACCTCAGCCAGGTCGTCGTCCTCGAACCCGGGGACGTCATCGCGACCGGCACCCCGCAGAAGCTCGCGCACGTCCTCGACCGCGGCCCCCGCTGGCTGCGCCCCGGGGACGTCGTCGAGGTCACCGTCAGCCACGTCGGGACCCTGCGGTCCGTCGTGGTGGCACCCGAGCAAGGAGGAACCCCATGTCCGTGA
- a CDS encoding ATP-binding protein: MATDDEAAFTFNWLALKLLGKGLYSNPWSALSELVANGIDAGAKTVYVYVDATSKSRAIIEVIDDGSGMDRRDIDTYVKVGHNKRQSAMISDPGNNTRFMGRKGIGKLAALFLSPHFYLQTRRGVESSTWELDAREGRVADSDNPKLRAVTSPESTPNDSLWEKLAHGTRLTLLDVDLTGYGPKAIEALDSRLANQFLLDDPAGPKILMWVRTDATKVEPSFAPVEKKIAFGNFAELRYAYTTDQTMPAEVAAPTTEVRLRARGLPGDAFVHSPDYRRFSINPAQDEAWSLVEADTNLIERTYQGIKFELTGWLAVHATIESNAAQENDDRFVKNKYYNPAQIRLYVRGKLASDRLLSQLGLTGTYANYIEGEISFDLLDDDRLRDISTSNRQDFDETDNRVTLLRALIRPIIRDLMQQRTKLADAIKNEVDRRKSEQQAAGKQEFSRQVRRDLDFYEEIPDAVKDDLQSVIVNKIQGDVTTKTSFKVFISHSSADKPFADFIYETLLRCGARSDEVFYTSKTGSVEQYKDTRALSAVIKESIVDANTLIFYLTSRHFLGSEYCLFEGGAGWATRAVSDYLKLNLDYESIPKFLTNGNSELTLISSTNLIELRPDVHNYLIDCVLNPMIDHLNQGRLVLGDKLIDTLDYPTMPSPVELADRGESPRKYFNSVIEHYWQVLVDENVAAYLAGYQKP; the protein is encoded by the coding sequence ATGGCAACCGACGATGAGGCAGCATTCACTTTCAACTGGCTCGCACTAAAGCTCCTAGGAAAAGGCTTGTACTCGAACCCGTGGAGCGCCCTTTCCGAGTTGGTCGCGAACGGCATCGACGCAGGCGCCAAAACGGTCTATGTCTACGTTGACGCAACCTCGAAGTCGCGCGCGATAATCGAGGTCATCGACGATGGCAGCGGTATGGATCGCCGAGACATAGACACGTATGTCAAGGTCGGTCACAATAAACGGCAGTCGGCCATGATCAGCGACCCTGGGAACAACACGCGCTTTATGGGAAGAAAAGGGATTGGCAAGCTCGCCGCCCTGTTCCTTTCGCCACACTTCTACCTGCAGACCCGCAGAGGAGTGGAGTCCTCCACGTGGGAGCTCGACGCGCGCGAGGGTCGCGTTGCGGACAGCGACAATCCAAAACTCCGCGCGGTAACGAGCCCTGAGTCGACGCCGAACGACTCTCTCTGGGAGAAGCTCGCACACGGCACCAGGCTCACCCTTCTCGACGTCGACCTGACCGGGTACGGCCCGAAGGCGATCGAGGCCCTCGACTCCAGGCTCGCGAATCAATTCCTCCTCGACGACCCCGCAGGCCCGAAGATTCTGATGTGGGTCCGAACGGACGCCACTAAGGTCGAACCAAGTTTTGCCCCAGTCGAGAAGAAGATCGCATTCGGGAACTTTGCCGAACTGCGCTACGCCTACACAACCGACCAAACAATGCCGGCCGAGGTGGCTGCGCCTACGACCGAGGTCCGTCTGCGCGCGAGGGGGCTGCCAGGCGACGCCTTCGTGCACAGTCCAGACTATCGTCGCTTCAGCATAAATCCGGCACAAGATGAAGCCTGGAGCCTAGTCGAGGCCGACACCAATCTCATCGAGCGGACGTACCAGGGGATCAAGTTCGAGCTCACCGGCTGGCTGGCTGTACACGCGACCATCGAATCGAATGCCGCACAAGAAAACGATGATCGCTTCGTTAAGAACAAGTACTACAACCCCGCGCAGATCCGGCTTTATGTCAGAGGTAAGTTGGCGAGCGACCGCCTGCTTTCTCAGCTGGGCCTGACCGGGACATACGCTAACTACATCGAGGGCGAGATCTCTTTTGACCTACTTGACGATGATCGCCTGCGCGATATCTCTACTTCAAATCGTCAGGACTTCGACGAAACAGACAACCGCGTAACCCTACTTCGAGCGCTGATTCGCCCCATCATTCGAGACCTTATGCAGCAGCGCACCAAACTCGCCGATGCGATCAAGAATGAGGTTGACCGACGTAAGTCGGAACAGCAGGCCGCGGGAAAACAGGAGTTCTCACGCCAGGTCCGTCGCGACCTCGACTTCTACGAAGAAATTCCAGACGCCGTAAAGGACGACCTCCAATCGGTCATCGTCAACAAGATCCAGGGCGATGTAACGACTAAGACATCGTTCAAGGTGTTCATATCTCATTCGAGCGCCGACAAGCCGTTCGCCGACTTCATTTACGAGACCCTGCTTCGATGCGGCGCACGTTCGGATGAGGTGTTCTACACATCCAAGACCGGGAGCGTAGAGCAGTACAAGGACACGCGCGCCCTGAGTGCCGTAATCAAGGAGAGTATCGTTGACGCGAACACGCTCATCTTCTACCTTACCAGCCGCCACTTTCTTGGAAGCGAGTACTGCCTATTTGAGGGAGGTGCTGGTTGGGCGACACGCGCCGTTAGTGACTACCTAAAGCTCAACCTCGACTACGAATCTATTCCTAAATTTCTCACTAACGGCAATTCGGAACTCACACTAATCTCATCTACCAACTTGATCGAGCTTCGTCCGGATGTGCACAACTATCTGATCGACTGCGTGCTCAACCCCATGATCGATCATCTCAATCAAGGGCGCTTGGTGCTCGGAGATAAGCTCATCGACACCCTGGATTACCCCACGATGCCGTCTCCGGTCGAACTGGCCGACCGAGGCGAGTCGCCCCGGAAGTACTTCAATAGTGTTATTGAGCACTATTGGCAAGTCCTTGTCGATGAGAATGTCGCTGCATACCTGGCCGGCTACCAGAAGCCGTAG
- the kduI gene encoding 5-dehydro-4-deoxy-D-glucuronate isomerase: MSVTRLWSTHPDDARRLTGDELRERFVLPGLFTEGAPSWGYAHDDRLLVGGLTVAGGDPVALTAPEEIAAGYLLERRELAVVGLAGAVTVVADGETFGVGPQDVLYLPLGTRNVAVSGTGTVYLVSAPAHRRTAAALASRDDVEALVLGSAEQSNHRTIRKYVHADGIESNQLVLGITTLEPGSVWNTMPPHTHSRRTEVYLYDGLGTDVAVHLMGEPEATRQLLLHDRDVVVAPPWSIHCASATSAYSFVWAMAGENLDYGDVVAVDPATLR, encoded by the coding sequence ATGTCCGTGACCCGCCTGTGGAGCACCCACCCCGACGACGCCCGCCGGCTGACCGGCGACGAGCTGCGCGAGCGGTTCGTGCTGCCCGGCCTGTTCACCGAGGGGGCGCCGTCGTGGGGGTACGCGCACGACGACCGGCTGCTGGTCGGCGGCCTGACCGTGGCCGGTGGCGACCCGGTCGCCCTGACCGCGCCCGAGGAGATCGCCGCCGGGTACCTGCTGGAGCGCCGCGAGCTCGCGGTCGTGGGCCTGGCCGGTGCCGTGACCGTCGTGGCGGACGGCGAGACGTTCGGCGTCGGCCCGCAGGACGTGCTGTACCTGCCGCTGGGCACCCGGAACGTCGCGGTGTCGGGCACCGGCACCGTCTACCTGGTCTCCGCGCCGGCGCACCGCCGGACCGCCGCGGCCCTGGCCTCCCGCGACGACGTCGAGGCGCTCGTGCTGGGGTCGGCGGAGCAGTCGAACCACCGCACGATCCGCAAGTACGTGCACGCCGACGGCATCGAGTCCAACCAGCTCGTGCTGGGCATCACGACCCTGGAGCCCGGCAGCGTCTGGAACACGATGCCCCCGCACACCCACTCCCGGCGGACCGAGGTCTACCTGTACGACGGCCTGGGGACGGACGTCGCCGTGCACCTCATGGGCGAGCCGGAGGCCACCCGCCAGCTGCTGCTGCACGACCGGGACGTCGTGGTGGCGCCGCCGTGGTCGATCCACTGCGCCTCGGCGACCAGCGCCTACTCGTTCGTCTGGGCGATGGCCGGGGAGAACCTCGACTACGGCGACGTCGTCGCGGTCGACCCCGCGACGCTGCGCTGA
- a CDS encoding ferredoxin-NADPH reductase, translating into MRRWISHDTLGTAMDTVYRALLANLLLVLGNLPFTVVLVATDLGRTWPLLVALAPLSFPTLVGVCAVFAEKDEGLLRTFAAAWRRSLGKALVLGALLTGLATVLVVDVRVLFGTTAGAVAIPVLAVGLALVAVTGPHAVVALAQAPDARLRDLLLWSAYLGLRRWYLTAVSLVVLALLAGFVASRPALGLGLAAAPLLYAVWANCRFALRPALVPPGGEPAPA; encoded by the coding sequence GTGCGCCGCTGGATCTCCCACGACACCCTCGGCACCGCCATGGACACGGTGTACCGGGCCCTGCTGGCAAACCTGCTCCTGGTGCTCGGGAACCTCCCCTTCACCGTCGTGCTCGTCGCGACGGACCTGGGGCGGACCTGGCCGCTGCTCGTCGCCCTCGCGCCGCTGTCGTTCCCCACGCTCGTCGGGGTGTGCGCGGTGTTCGCCGAGAAGGACGAGGGGCTGCTGCGCACCTTCGCGGCCGCGTGGCGGCGGAGCCTGGGCAAGGCGCTCGTCCTCGGCGCCCTGCTGACCGGCCTGGCGACCGTGCTGGTCGTCGACGTGCGGGTGCTGTTCGGCACGACGGCGGGCGCGGTCGCCATCCCGGTGCTCGCCGTCGGCCTGGCGCTCGTGGCGGTGACCGGCCCGCACGCCGTGGTCGCCCTCGCGCAGGCCCCGGACGCCCGGCTGCGGGACCTGCTGCTCTGGTCGGCGTACCTGGGCCTGCGCCGGTGGTACCTCACGGCGGTCTCGCTGGTCGTCCTGGCCCTGCTCGCCGGGTTCGTCGCGAGCCGGCCGGCCCTCGGCCTGGGGCTCGCCGCCGCGCCGCTGCTCTACGCGGTGTGGGCGAACTGCCGGTTCGCCCTGCGCCCCGCACTCGTCCCGCCCGGCGGCGAGCCCGCCCCCGCCTGA
- the yidD gene encoding membrane protein insertion efficiency factor YidD encodes MSLAAVAVDRLIRGYQRRISPRKGWSCAYRVAGGGVSCSEAVRRVVAERGVLRGVRPGVVQLVACYRAAGMLAQSDVRGVCCCGPVPIPFRF; translated from the coding sequence ATGAGCCTCGCCGCCGTCGCCGTCGACCGACTGATCCGTGGGTACCAGCGGCGCATCTCGCCGCGGAAGGGGTGGAGCTGCGCCTACCGGGTCGCGGGAGGCGGGGTGTCGTGCTCCGAGGCGGTGCGGCGGGTCGTCGCGGAGCGCGGGGTGCTGCGGGGGGTGCGGCCGGGCGTGGTGCAGCTCGTGGCGTGCTACCGGGCGGCGGGGATGCTGGCGCAGAGCGACGTGCGGGGGGTGTGCTGCTGCGGGCCGGTGCCGATCCCGTTCCGGTTCTAG
- a CDS encoding glycoside hydrolase family 88 protein → MTTTDALAPATRDALAAALRTLDANIAEFGDRYPDDTTSGGRYPLRPATADLPEGANRGWTTSFWPGQLWLAHELTGEQRYLDAASAHVASFADRIAREVDIDTHDLGFLYTLSCVTAWRRTGDTGARAAALGAADALMRRFLEPAGIVQAWGDLSDPAQRGRTIIDSLMNMPLLRWASAESGDPRFAAAADRHTAQLRDHILRPDDTTFHTFFWDAETGAPLRGGTEQGLSDGSCWARGQAWGIFGFALAYRETGDASFLDAARRCADYFLAHLPEDHVAFWDLVLTDGTLAERDSSSAAIAACGLDELARLLPGDAEGAAAAGRYRRAGEAVLDSLAASFTSGPDAGPGAPHLLHGVYDMPKSVGVDEGNLWGDYYYLEALTRRLLPGWDSVWWVRPAAAAAAGA, encoded by the coding sequence ATGACGACGACCGACGCCCTGGCGCCGGCGACGCGCGACGCCCTCGCCGCCGCCCTGCGCACCCTGGACGCGAACATCGCCGAGTTCGGCGACCGCTACCCGGACGACACGACGTCCGGCGGCCGCTACCCGCTGCGCCCCGCGACGGCAGACCTGCCCGAGGGCGCCAACCGGGGCTGGACCACCAGCTTCTGGCCCGGCCAGCTCTGGCTCGCCCACGAGCTCACCGGGGAGCAGCGCTACCTCGACGCCGCGTCGGCGCACGTCGCCTCGTTCGCGGACCGGATCGCGCGCGAGGTCGACATCGACACCCACGACCTCGGCTTCCTCTACACGCTGTCCTGCGTGACCGCGTGGCGTCGCACGGGGGACACCGGCGCGCGGGCCGCGGCGCTCGGGGCGGCCGACGCGCTCATGCGCCGGTTCCTCGAGCCCGCGGGGATCGTGCAGGCGTGGGGCGACCTGAGCGACCCGGCGCAGCGCGGGCGGACCATCATCGACAGCCTGATGAACATGCCGCTGCTGCGGTGGGCGTCCGCGGAGTCCGGCGACCCGCGGTTCGCCGCGGCGGCCGACCGGCACACCGCGCAGCTGCGCGACCACATCCTGCGGCCGGACGACACCACGTTCCACACCTTCTTCTGGGACGCCGAGACCGGTGCGCCGCTGCGCGGGGGCACCGAGCAGGGACTGTCCGACGGGTCCTGCTGGGCGCGCGGGCAGGCCTGGGGCATCTTCGGGTTCGCGCTCGCCTACCGGGAGACCGGCGACGCGTCCTTCCTCGACGCGGCCCGGCGGTGCGCGGACTACTTCCTCGCGCACCTGCCCGAGGACCACGTCGCGTTCTGGGACCTCGTCCTCACCGACGGGACGCTGGCCGAGCGCGACTCGTCGTCGGCCGCGATCGCCGCGTGCGGGCTGGACGAGCTGGCCCGGCTGCTGCCGGGCGACGCCGAGGGCGCCGCCGCGGCCGGCCGCTACCGGCGCGCGGGGGAAGCGGTGCTCGACTCGCTCGCGGCGTCGTTCACCTCCGGCCCCGACGCCGGTCCCGGGGCGCCGCACCTGCTGCACGGCGTCTACGACATGCCGAAGTCCGTGGGCGTCGACGAGGGCAACCTCTGGGGCGACTACTACTACCTGGAGGCCCTGACCCGCCGGCTCCTGCCCGGCTGGGACTCCGTGTGGTGGGTCCGTCCCGCCGCCGCGGCCGCGGCCGGGGCCTGA
- a CDS encoding DNA cytosine methyltransferase — MADRTEPELRVAEYFAGIGLAKMGLEAAGLRVTWSNDISPKKEAMFRAHFGDQGLAHQFHLGDLGTLTQSQMPERVDLAWASFPCTDLSLAGGRAGLHKGSSAAFWHFVKSLATMGGDRPAAVALENVTGFVSSRAGQDIRSAIRAMNGLGYSIDVVSIDARRFVPQSRPRLFLLGLRGEDVLDDPAQSELRPAWLDPIFADRSLRTHRNPLPSVPPILSSGLSDLAQRLGPDDARWWDDARTSAFLDSLSPMQSARLDSLRSTPKRIYRSAYRRMRAGVPRWEIRSDDIAGCLRTARGGSSRQAIVETGLGVLRLRWMTPLEYAKLMGAGDYSIAGVSDYDAFSGFGDAVCVPVVKWLAESLLRPALLARRTDSLPEQPLEIAS; from the coding sequence GTGGCGGATCGGACCGAACCTGAACTTCGCGTTGCGGAGTACTTCGCCGGGATCGGGCTCGCAAAGATGGGGCTGGAAGCAGCAGGACTTCGGGTGACCTGGTCCAATGACATTTCGCCAAAAAAAGAGGCGATGTTCCGCGCGCACTTTGGCGACCAGGGGCTCGCGCACCAGTTCCATTTGGGAGACCTGGGCACTCTTACGCAGTCGCAGATGCCCGAGCGCGTCGACCTAGCCTGGGCATCATTCCCATGCACCGATCTCTCGCTAGCCGGAGGGCGTGCCGGGCTCCACAAGGGCTCAAGTGCCGCCTTCTGGCACTTCGTAAAAAGCCTCGCGACCATGGGTGGCGACCGCCCGGCCGCCGTCGCTCTGGAAAACGTCACCGGTTTTGTATCTAGCCGGGCGGGCCAAGACATCAGGTCTGCGATCCGAGCAATGAATGGTCTTGGATATTCCATCGACGTCGTCAGTATCGACGCCCGGCGATTCGTCCCGCAATCTCGGCCACGGCTGTTCCTCCTCGGCTTGAGAGGCGAAGACGTGTTGGACGATCCCGCGCAATCTGAACTTCGGCCTGCTTGGCTGGACCCCATCTTCGCCGATCGATCGCTGCGCACTCATCGCAACCCGCTGCCCTCGGTACCGCCGATTTTGTCGTCGGGCCTATCGGACCTTGCTCAACGGCTAGGTCCGGACGATGCCAGGTGGTGGGACGACGCGCGCACTAGCGCGTTTCTCGACTCGCTTTCGCCAATGCAAAGCGCCCGGCTCGACTCGCTCCGATCGACGCCGAAGCGCATCTATCGCTCAGCATATCGAAGGATGCGGGCGGGCGTGCCCAGGTGGGAGATCCGTTCTGACGACATTGCCGGGTGTCTTCGAACGGCCCGCGGGGGGTCGTCCCGGCAAGCTATCGTTGAGACCGGTCTCGGCGTTCTTCGCCTGCGATGGATGACGCCGCTAGAATACGCCAAACTGATGGGAGCTGGCGATTACTCGATCGCAGGGGTTAGTGACTATGACGCATTCTCGGGTTTCGGTGATGCCGTCTGCGTGCCCGTGGTCAAGTGGCTCGCGGAGAGCCTTCTTCGCCCGGCGCTCCTCGCACGCCGCACCGATTCGCTTCCAGAGCAGCCGCTCGAAATCGCTTCCTGA
- a CDS encoding aldose epimerase family protein, translated as MRSLRRGLTAAAVPAALALLLTSGASVPAAGDSTDRWGGDKGGGHHDAATITSEPWGTTGGGEAVERYTLSNKGMTVRILTYGGIIQTLEVPDRRNDPVNVVLGFSDLDGYIESGNSPYFGALIGRYGNRIAEGRFTLDGVTYQLPINNPPNSLHGGDVGFDKLVWDATPIQGDGTVALQLNLTSPAGDQGYPGTLDVQVTYTLTRDQKLEIHYTATTDAPTVVNLTNHTYWNLQGEGTSSILDHELTLPASHYTPVDATLIPTGEIADVTGTPMDFRSATAIGERIREPFEQLLFGQGYDHNWVLDRPDDGSLQLAAKLRDPDSGRTLRMWTTEPGIQFYSGNFLDATLVGTGGRVYRQSDGLALETQHFPDSPNQPQFPSTTLRPGETYDTTTVFDLSRGRR; from the coding sequence ATGCGTTCACTTCGGCGTGGCCTGACGGCAGCAGCAGTCCCGGCGGCGCTCGCGCTCCTGCTCACCTCGGGGGCGTCCGTCCCCGCCGCGGGAGACAGCACCGACCGCTGGGGCGGCGACAAGGGCGGCGGTCACCACGACGCCGCGACGATCACGTCCGAGCCCTGGGGCACCACGGGCGGCGGTGAGGCGGTCGAGCGGTACACCCTGAGCAACAAGGGCATGACCGTCCGCATCCTCACGTACGGCGGCATCATCCAGACGCTCGAGGTCCCCGACCGCCGGAACGACCCGGTGAACGTGGTCCTCGGCTTCAGCGACCTGGACGGCTACATCGAGAGCGGCAACAGCCCGTACTTCGGGGCGCTCATCGGCCGGTACGGCAACCGGATCGCCGAGGGGCGGTTCACGCTCGACGGCGTCACGTACCAGCTGCCGATCAACAACCCGCCGAACAGCCTGCACGGCGGCGACGTCGGGTTCGACAAGCTGGTGTGGGACGCGACCCCGATCCAGGGCGACGGCACGGTCGCCCTCCAGCTGAACCTGACCAGCCCCGCGGGCGACCAGGGCTACCCGGGCACGCTCGACGTCCAAGTGACCTACACGTTGACCCGCGACCAGAAGCTCGAGATCCACTACACGGCGACGACGGACGCGCCGACGGTCGTGAACCTGACGAACCACACGTACTGGAACCTGCAGGGCGAGGGCACGTCGTCGATCCTCGACCACGAGCTGACGCTGCCGGCGAGCCACTACACGCCGGTGGACGCGACCCTCATCCCGACGGGCGAGATCGCCGACGTCACGGGCACGCCGATGGACTTCCGGTCGGCGACGGCGATCGGGGAGCGGATCCGTGAGCCGTTCGAGCAGCTGCTGTTCGGGCAGGGCTACGACCACAACTGGGTGCTCGACCGGCCGGACGACGGCAGCCTGCAGCTCGCCGCCAAGCTCCGGGATCCGGACTCCGGGCGGACGTTGCGGATGTGGACGACCGAGCCGGGGATCCAGTTCTACTCGGGCAACTTCCTGGACGCGACGCTGGTGGGCACCGGCGGGCGCGTGTACCGGCAGTCCGACGGGCTGGCGCTGGAGACGCAGCACTTCCCGGACTCGCCGAACCAGCCGCAGTTCCCGAGCACGACGCTGCGGCCCGGGGAGACGTACGACACGACGACGGTGTTCGACCTGTCGCGCGGGCGGCGGTGA
- a CDS encoding carbohydrate ABC transporter permease, with protein sequence MSTSTLRPAPLPRLAGAPARRPQPRRPLSVAGRILGYLVLVVASAAVLPPFYWMVMSSLKTNNTVFTVPIQWVPEVAQWHNYVDIFTRSDMTTWLKNTLILSVVVTFLQVLTGSFAAYGFAKTRFPGRDALFLTYIGTIAVPWQAYMIPQFILFSKLNLANSLWSIIALQAFGAFGVFLMKQFYETVPEELSEAARLDGLSEYGIWRRIMLPLSRPALASLTLLTFVNTWNDYLGPLVYLRDRDLWTIQLGLRTFISQYNAEYALIMTGSVLSVLPIAVIFLLGQRYFVEGIATSGMKG encoded by the coding sequence ATGTCCACCTCGACCCTGCGGCCGGCCCCGCTGCCCCGGCTCGCCGGCGCCCCGGCCCGCCGTCCCCAGCCGCGCCGGCCCCTGTCCGTCGCCGGCAGGATCCTCGGCTACCTCGTGCTGGTCGTGGCCTCCGCGGCGGTGCTGCCGCCGTTCTACTGGATGGTGATGTCGTCCCTGAAGACGAACAACACCGTCTTCACCGTGCCGATCCAGTGGGTGCCCGAGGTCGCCCAGTGGCACAACTACGTCGACATCTTCACGCGGTCGGACATGACGACCTGGCTGAAGAACACGCTGATCCTGTCCGTGGTGGTCACGTTCCTGCAGGTGCTCACCGGCTCGTTCGCCGCCTACGGGTTCGCGAAGACCCGGTTCCCCGGCCGCGACGCGCTGTTCCTCACGTACATCGGCACCATCGCCGTGCCGTGGCAGGCGTACATGATCCCGCAGTTCATCCTGTTCTCGAAGCTGAACCTCGCGAACTCGCTGTGGTCGATCATCGCCCTGCAGGCGTTCGGGGCGTTCGGCGTCTTCCTGATGAAGCAGTTCTACGAGACGGTCCCGGAGGAGCTCTCGGAGGCGGCCCGGCTCGACGGCCTGTCGGAGTACGGCATCTGGCGCCGCATCATGCTGCCGCTGTCCCGCCCGGCGCTCGCCTCGCTGACGCTGCTGACGTTCGTCAACACCTGGAACGACTACCTCGGCCCGCTGGTGTACCTGCGCGACCGGGACCTGTGGACGATCCAGCTCGGCCTGCGGACGTTCATCTCGCAGTACAACGCCGAGTACGCGCTGATCATGACCGGCTCGGTGCTCTCGGTGCTGCCGATCGCGGTCATCTTCCTGCTCGGCCAGCGGTACTTCGTCGAGGGCATCGCGACCTCCGGGATGAAGGGCTGA
- the kduD gene encoding 2-dehydro-3-deoxy-D-gluconate 5-dehydrogenase KduD gives MILDQFRLDGKVALVTGGGRGLGLGFSTALAQAGADVVIVDRSPAPEALDAIRATGRRAHEITTDLLAATPADLTALVADAVALAGRVDVLVNNAGIIRRQPAIEFSPQNWDEVIDLNLSTVFYLSQAVARVLVEQGEGGKIINIASMLSFQGGKIVPSYTASKSAVAGLTRALASEWSALGINVNAIAPGYFATDNTAQLRADDTRSAEILARIPAGRWGTPDDLQGAAVFLASAASAYVHGSVLAVDGGWLTR, from the coding sequence ATGATCCTCGACCAGTTCCGCCTCGACGGGAAGGTCGCCCTCGTCACCGGCGGCGGGCGCGGCCTGGGCCTCGGGTTCAGCACCGCGCTCGCCCAGGCCGGCGCCGACGTCGTCATCGTCGACCGCAGCCCGGCGCCCGAGGCCCTCGACGCGATCCGGGCGACCGGCCGCCGCGCGCACGAGATCACCACCGACCTGCTCGCCGCCACCCCCGCGGACCTCACCGCCCTGGTGGCCGACGCCGTGGCCCTCGCGGGCCGCGTCGACGTCCTGGTGAACAACGCCGGCATCATCCGCCGCCAGCCCGCGATCGAGTTCTCCCCGCAGAACTGGGACGAGGTCATCGACCTCAACCTCTCGACCGTGTTCTACCTGTCCCAGGCCGTCGCGCGGGTCCTGGTCGAGCAGGGCGAGGGCGGCAAGATCATCAACATCGCCTCGATGCTGTCCTTCCAGGGCGGGAAGATCGTCCCGTCCTACACCGCGTCCAAGAGCGCCGTCGCCGGACTGACCCGCGCGCTGGCCAGCGAGTGGTCCGCGCTCGGCATCAACGTCAACGCCATCGCCCCCGGGTACTTCGCGACGGACAACACCGCCCAGCTGCGCGCCGACGACACCCGCTCCGCGGAGATCCTCGCCCGGATCCCCGCCGGCCGGTGGGGCACCCCCGACGACCTGCAGGGCGCCGCGGTGTTCCTCGCCTCCGCCGCGTCCGCCTACGTGCACGGGTCCGTCCTCGCCGTCGACGGGGGGTGGCTGACCCGCTGA